The proteins below are encoded in one region of Paenibacillus sp. YYML68:
- a CDS encoding Mu transposase C-terminal domain-containing protein, with amino-acid sequence MAIDPYAKFMISDEKLTTKEIEIRDHAWSTISGIVDLEPNIYDKKERYQIIKKLCDEKKKGKKFIYKYLRYYWMGGKMVNALLPRFRKCGGPNKKKNPTAKMGRKRITTIVDPGMNGVLVDEDTRKKFDEYIRTVYLKTNKRNSVKHTYIEMLKGAYKIDVKIERGVEVPIIPPDHNVPSIAQLRYHIRTRYTKKKRIVSREGKSTFDRDFRPLLGSETRKANGPGQIFEIDATVADVYLVSMDDPNQIIGRPVVYIVVDVWSHMVVGLYVGFEGPSWQGIMMAIENTSMNKVEFCAQYDLPIGEDEWPCHHMPDHFFADRGEMESKNADSLGKALGIKLKNAPPYRADLKGIVEQQFRTLNVTLQPWMPGAVRKEYSKRGGPEYVLDAKLTLQDFTKMMIELILARNNFLYMEHYPLDKALSRDQVKPIPRELWDWGIARDHFLKEIHPDIVRLNVLPETEVTASSEGIYCEGMFYGCEELANQGWFVQGKSIRTVIAYDRRCMNYVYVKVEDGREFIKCKLLEKSSRFANLSLEEVKMKRFEEKLQKSLYTSTLRQAEVSLSAKLENIKTKAEARANEHRDASLSKSERKSNIKANQRVERDKLRKTQSFELNRSEGSDLPNENEELEHEEAFDKYQLKSKLDFLSKLRGNDHG; translated from the coding sequence GTGGCGATTGATCCGTATGCCAAGTTCATGATTTCAGATGAAAAGCTGACAACTAAAGAAATAGAAATAAGAGATCATGCTTGGTCTACTATAAGTGGCATCGTTGACTTAGAGCCCAATATATATGACAAGAAGGAACGCTATCAAATCATTAAAAAATTGTGTGATGAAAAAAAGAAGGGAAAGAAGTTCATTTATAAATACCTACGCTACTACTGGATGGGGGGGAAGATGGTTAATGCGTTACTTCCTCGATTTCGAAAATGCGGAGGGCCAAATAAGAAAAAAAATCCTACGGCGAAGATGGGGAGAAAGAGGATTACTACAATAGTTGACCCTGGGATGAATGGCGTATTAGTGGATGAGGATACAAGAAAAAAATTTGATGAGTACATAAGAACTGTTTACCTGAAGACCAATAAAAGGAATTCGGTCAAACATACATATATAGAGATGTTAAAGGGAGCGTATAAAATCGACGTCAAAATTGAGCGAGGGGTAGAAGTGCCCATTATTCCTCCTGATCATAATGTCCCTAGCATAGCTCAATTACGGTACCATATTCGAACACGCTATACAAAAAAGAAAAGAATAGTATCTCGGGAAGGTAAGTCAACATTTGACCGGGATTTCAGACCACTACTTGGATCGGAAACAAGAAAGGCAAACGGGCCCGGGCAAATCTTCGAGATTGATGCCACTGTAGCCGATGTCTATCTAGTGAGTATGGATGATCCGAATCAGATCATCGGGCGACCGGTGGTTTACATTGTAGTGGATGTTTGGAGTCATATGGTTGTAGGGTTATATGTTGGTTTCGAGGGGCCCTCTTGGCAAGGGATCATGATGGCGATTGAAAACACCAGTATGAACAAGGTGGAGTTTTGTGCTCAGTATGATCTTCCAATCGGCGAGGATGAGTGGCCGTGTCATCATATGCCGGATCACTTTTTTGCAGATAGAGGAGAGATGGAGAGTAAAAACGCTGACTCGTTAGGTAAGGCTCTGGGAATTAAACTGAAGAACGCGCCACCGTACAGAGCAGATCTTAAGGGCATTGTTGAGCAACAGTTCAGGACTTTGAACGTGACCTTACAACCATGGATGCCCGGAGCAGTGAGGAAGGAATACTCCAAACGTGGTGGGCCGGAATATGTATTGGATGCGAAACTGACATTACAAGACTTTACAAAAATGATGATAGAACTAATTCTAGCTCGAAATAACTTTCTCTATATGGAGCACTATCCATTAGATAAAGCTTTATCCAGAGATCAGGTCAAACCAATACCAAGGGAGTTATGGGATTGGGGAATTGCGCGTGACCACTTCTTGAAAGAAATTCATCCTGATATTGTTCGGTTAAATGTTCTGCCAGAGACCGAAGTAACTGCAAGCTCTGAAGGCATTTATTGTGAAGGGATGTTCTATGGATGTGAAGAATTGGCCAACCAAGGTTGGTTTGTCCAAGGGAAATCGATTCGAACAGTTATAGCTTATGATAGACGCTGTATGAACTATGTCTACGTAAAGGTTGAGGATGGACGCGAGTTTATTAAGTGTAAATTGCTAGAGAAGTCTTCTCGCTTCGCGAACCTCAGTTTGGAGGAAGTAAAAATGAAACGATTTGAGGAGAAGTTGCAGAAGAGCTTATATACTTCGACGCTGAGACAAGCGGAAGTCAGTTTGAGCGCAAAGCTAGAAAACATCAAAACAAAAGCGGAAGCAAGGGCGAATGAGCATCGTGATGCTTCGTTAAGCAAATCTGAAAGGAAATCCAATATAAAAGCAAATCAGAGAGTGGAGAGAGATAAGCTAAGGAAAACACAAAGTTTTGAGCTGAATAGATCCGAGGGAAGCGATCTTCCGAATGAGAATGAAGAGCTAGAACATGAAGAAGCATTTGACAAATATCAACTTAAATCTAAATTGGATTTCTTATCTAAGCTAAGGGGGAATGATCATGGTTAA
- a CDS encoding TnsD family Tn7-like transposition protein: protein MESTLKNEGIQDKQETLKSIDILRFVAEQTNTLLSKIWRPIGLHKLNQFYVSKLQLKGLANYSGRINWTELIPAFNRFFGKEMLEELQSYIEPSTESTWLHKLLRKPRVTCHPLRHLLVLCFLGETVESMVNQLTHDKIIYEPFGVGPWPCLNKAASHFRSLEITSCKITRDSKTGLPVGTFSCSCGFVYSRKGPDQSNADQYKIGRIKEFGEVWSAKLSILSQLNFSRREMARRLGCDTMTIVNKLSNTSINQTVASPDVEQDSERYKEEWKRLLSNNDKLSVTELRRLNRAAYAWLYRHEKKWLQEHSPSKSKITLSRKRVNWEERDQQTAKEILTAANEILNEQSDKLIRVTKTELGRRISMPQLIFKMLHKLPETARRLEMVMESVEDFQRRRIKLKAEELKGTNMVLKHWKLIRSSGLRDTFIESHREVIDDLTIK, encoded by the coding sequence TTGGAAAGCACATTAAAAAACGAGGGCATACAGGATAAACAAGAAACTTTGAAGTCCATTGATATCCTTAGGTTTGTAGCGGAACAGACAAATACGTTGTTAAGCAAAATTTGGAGACCGATTGGTTTGCATAAATTAAATCAATTTTATGTATCAAAGTTACAGCTCAAGGGTCTAGCTAACTATTCGGGGAGAATTAACTGGACTGAGCTAATCCCTGCCTTTAACCGATTTTTTGGAAAAGAGATGCTGGAAGAACTTCAGAGTTACATTGAGCCTTCAACAGAATCAACATGGCTACATAAATTACTCAGGAAACCACGCGTAACCTGTCATCCCTTAAGACATCTACTGGTACTCTGCTTTTTAGGTGAGACTGTTGAAAGCATGGTTAATCAATTAACTCATGATAAGATAATCTATGAACCTTTTGGAGTGGGGCCATGGCCGTGCCTAAACAAAGCAGCAAGCCATTTTAGAAGTTTGGAGATAACATCATGTAAGATAACAAGAGATTCAAAAACAGGATTACCAGTAGGCACATTCTCCTGTTCTTGTGGGTTTGTTTATTCTCGAAAAGGTCCGGATCAATCCAATGCTGATCAGTATAAAATCGGTCGAATTAAAGAGTTTGGAGAGGTATGGAGTGCGAAGTTGTCTATCTTATCTCAACTCAATTTTTCGCGTAGAGAAATGGCGAGAAGGCTTGGCTGTGACACGATGACAATAGTTAATAAACTATCTAATACTTCAATTAACCAAACAGTCGCGTCACCAGATGTTGAACAAGACAGTGAGCGATATAAAGAAGAATGGAAGAGGTTGTTGAGTAATAACGACAAGTTGTCAGTAACCGAGCTCCGCAGACTGAATCGGGCAGCATACGCTTGGCTTTACAGACATGAAAAAAAATGGTTGCAGGAGCATTCACCTTCTAAGAGTAAGATTACTTTAAGTCGCAAGCGAGTTAATTGGGAAGAAAGAGATCAACAAACTGCTAAAGAAATCCTAACAGCAGCAAATGAAATATTGAACGAACAATCTGATAAGCTTATTAGGGTAACAAAAACAGAGCTAGGACGCAGGATCAGTATGCCACAACTAATATTCAAAATGTTACACAAGCTACCAGAAACAGCTAGAAGATTAGAAATGGTGATGGAAAGCGTAGAAGATTTTCAAAGAAGACGAATCAAATTGAAGGCAGAAGAGTTGAAGGGCACAAACATGGTGTTAAAACATTGGAAATTAATTAGGTCATCGGGTCTGAGAGATACATTTATTGAAAGTCATCGTGAAGTAATTGATGACTTAACTATTAAATAA
- a CDS encoding DUF5348 domain-containing protein → MTYDRDANSWFVLLGEKAYPVYCGECFEIRIGDRGIPCRLELDRYWYVIMRETRFNLSNKEVYHIRFV, encoded by the coding sequence ATGACGTACGATCGGGACGCGAATAGTTGGTTTGTCCTGCTAGGAGAGAAAGCTTATCCTGTTTATTGCGGTGAATGTTTTGAAATTCGCATTGGAGATCGTGGCATTCCCTGTCGACTCGAGCTTGACCGATATTGGTACGTGATCATGAGAGAAACGCGATTTAACTTGAGTAATAAGGAAGTTTACCATATTCGATTCGTTTAA
- a CDS encoding TnsD family Tn7-like transposition protein yields MDQIVQFPTPLPGEDFRSVLYRYHLYTLNTEMADTNQELFENRSRFSVFPRGLEVFIRKLQAPTLFQTDKIVEHHTLLPLFLPFMTDGQVESIIHEVKHGAISNSLVGKLVGNKYGKSISDGIRYCPCCISEDWSKYGCSYVHREHQLAFISKCYDHNVKLISQCSVCNEDLMYSMISGKCRNGHEHITSSKIMIKEEVDTLEKELYTDLQYLFENHKKITGWLIKQRFLEYLHSKDYLGKNGGTIKRAKLVKDLIARFPSETLRKFRLDEQYIMQRNAFEKIFWSSPLVINLPLCLLVIRFLAGSLECFITKGIPYACEIPFTNGPWQCQNKYCPSYLRYSINSCTRVSNGYRGILARFQCYICQGEYTTEWMWKGGIKKTNYKLINYPKEKDQRVMEMMDSGFSPDDVSKKLNCSPDYVKVLARKHIKNNQLTLFNIGEVAAAIEGVVEDPKKERCRNILLSTIRQNPKLSRYKLSLKCITEYTWLKRHDNNWLEQQLPTSRSTERFDWSEVDYTLEARVREVAKQLIDSNPSSRVARYTIMRFLSKSENNRIKNNTIHLPRTNQALNECAETVEQYQIRHLPALVWQLRNHYDYREITIDSIMSYRRSYRGISDNMKSLLTECLKSL; encoded by the coding sequence GTGGATCAGATTGTTCAGTTTCCTACCCCATTACCAGGAGAAGATTTTCGTAGTGTATTATACCGCTATCATCTCTATACATTAAATACAGAGATGGCTGACACAAATCAAGAGTTGTTTGAAAATAGGAGCAGGTTTAGTGTTTTCCCCAGAGGACTTGAAGTATTTATTCGAAAATTGCAAGCTCCAACTCTGTTTCAAACGGATAAGATTGTTGAGCACCACACTTTGTTACCGTTATTTCTTCCATTTATGACGGATGGACAAGTTGAGTCAATAATTCATGAGGTTAAACATGGGGCAATTTCTAATAGCCTTGTTGGTAAACTAGTCGGGAATAAATATGGGAAATCTATTTCAGACGGCATTCGGTATTGTCCATGCTGTATCAGTGAGGATTGGTCTAAGTACGGATGTAGCTATGTACATAGGGAGCACCAGTTGGCATTCATTTCAAAGTGTTATGACCATAATGTAAAACTGATTAGCCAGTGTAGTGTATGTAATGAAGATTTGATGTACTCGATGATTTCTGGAAAATGTAGAAATGGGCATGAGCACATTACCTCTTCAAAGATAATGATAAAGGAAGAGGTCGATACGTTAGAGAAAGAGCTGTATACTGATCTGCAATACTTATTTGAAAATCATAAAAAAATTACAGGATGGTTAATTAAGCAAAGATTCTTAGAGTATCTTCATTCCAAAGACTATCTGGGGAAAAACGGAGGCACAATCAAGCGTGCGAAATTAGTAAAAGACCTTATTGCTCGATTCCCAAGCGAAACATTAAGGAAGTTTAGACTGGACGAACAGTATATAATGCAACGGAATGCGTTTGAAAAGATTTTTTGGAGTAGTCCACTGGTTATTAATCTGCCGCTATGTCTGTTAGTCATTCGCTTTCTTGCTGGTTCCTTAGAATGTTTTATCACAAAAGGTATTCCTTATGCTTGTGAAATTCCTTTCACTAATGGCCCATGGCAGTGTCAAAATAAGTATTGTCCAAGCTACCTTAGATATTCCATTAATAGTTGTACTCGGGTAAGTAACGGATACCGAGGAATATTGGCAAGATTTCAATGCTATATTTGCCAAGGTGAATACACAACTGAGTGGATGTGGAAAGGGGGGATTAAAAAGACTAATTATAAACTCATTAATTATCCTAAAGAGAAGGATCAACGAGTTATGGAGATGATGGATTCGGGTTTTTCACCAGATGATGTCTCGAAAAAACTGAATTGTTCACCAGACTATGTAAAAGTACTGGCTAGGAAGCACATTAAAAACAATCAACTGACACTTTTTAATATTGGGGAAGTTGCTGCAGCGATTGAAGGAGTAGTGGAAGATCCTAAGAAGGAACGATGTCGCAATATTCTGTTGAGTACAATTAGGCAAAACCCTAAATTAAGCAGATATAAATTAAGTCTCAAGTGCATAACCGAATATACTTGGCTAAAGCGGCACGACAACAATTGGCTGGAGCAACAGCTACCGACCTCGAGATCAACTGAGCGGTTTGACTGGAGCGAAGTTGATTATACTTTAGAGGCAAGGGTGAGAGAGGTCGCTAAACAGTTAATCGACTCAAATCCTAGCAGTAGGGTCGCGCGATATACCATTATGAGATTTTTGAGTAAGAGTGAAAACAACCGTATTAAAAATAATACAATACACCTTCCAAGAACTAATCAGGCATTAAATGAGTGTGCAGAAACGGTGGAACAATACCAAATCCGACATTTGCCGGCTTTGGTATGGCAGCTCAGAAATCATTATGATTATAGAGAGATCACAATCGATAGTATTATGTCATATCGAAGGTCGTATAGAGGGATATCTGATAATATGAAAAGCCTTCTTACTGAATGTCTCAAGTCATTATAG
- a CDS encoding ATP-binding protein: MVKKASAEIVYHYTPSLIGRQVKAQYLPQVIGDYKENPFIEALPPIFEEEYVAAHVRRYPDYNEEQRKLGKQIRLHLVQQISDYVEVLPSQLLVEQRISRLIRHGYKARNPFFPEYVRQYHVGFKEILEAGVGDDGRNIAGVRSTAAGFAIIGVSGQGKTTAIESSLLLYPQVIHHSNYNEQPFVRKQLVWLKLNCPHDGSIKGLCLNFFQAVDSILGTDYFRKFVSNKSSVDVLIPMMAHVSTLHGLGVLVIDEIQNLSSMKSGGAEPVLNFFTQLINTIGVPVIPIGTFKAMKLLSGSFSQARRSTGQGDMIIDRLTDGDEWDYFIQGLWKYQWTATPTKLSEAIKKTLYELSQGIVDIAVKLYMLSQWEVIMQEDERERITVGVLKEVADRHMRLVQPLLKALKRNDPSAKMLVDDLRPTWDTLDEFLQMATEKVGLQGEVRKMVKRDEKAEMDHQRYLELVKTALDFGAAANFAETIAERVLHRNENEMSIVALRRVVLEELELHTAASDIVNPQSDSKSNGSSNSRGKKNLKKERPVLEVDDLRNAAKDSRVKGEELYEKMVEQGDVVPTEEDLSRLII; this comes from the coding sequence ATGGTTAAAAAAGCGAGTGCAGAAATCGTTTATCACTATACGCCAAGTTTAATTGGAAGGCAGGTGAAGGCGCAGTATTTGCCTCAGGTAATAGGTGATTACAAGGAAAATCCGTTTATTGAAGCTTTACCTCCGATTTTTGAGGAGGAGTATGTCGCAGCTCATGTTAGGAGATACCCCGACTATAATGAGGAACAACGGAAGCTTGGGAAACAGATCAGGCTGCACCTCGTTCAACAAATCAGTGATTACGTAGAGGTGTTGCCATCTCAACTATTGGTGGAGCAAAGAATCTCTAGATTAATTAGGCATGGGTATAAAGCAAGAAACCCGTTTTTTCCTGAATACGTGAGGCAATACCATGTTGGTTTTAAGGAGATTTTAGAAGCGGGAGTAGGGGATGATGGAAGGAATATAGCGGGCGTTCGGTCTACTGCAGCTGGTTTTGCAATCATTGGGGTGAGTGGACAAGGGAAGACCACGGCAATTGAAAGCTCTTTGCTGTTATATCCACAAGTTATTCACCATTCCAATTATAACGAGCAACCGTTTGTTCGTAAGCAGCTAGTTTGGCTAAAGCTAAACTGTCCGCATGACGGGTCGATCAAGGGCTTGTGTTTGAATTTCTTTCAGGCGGTGGATTCAATTCTCGGTACGGACTATTTTAGGAAGTTTGTATCAAATAAATCATCAGTTGATGTCTTAATTCCAATGATGGCACATGTCTCGACCCTGCATGGGCTAGGGGTTCTTGTCATCGACGAAATTCAAAATCTAAGCTCTATGAAGAGCGGAGGAGCCGAACCTGTATTAAACTTTTTTACTCAGTTGATCAATACAATTGGAGTTCCTGTGATTCCTATTGGTACATTCAAAGCGATGAAGCTTCTTTCTGGATCTTTCAGCCAAGCGCGTAGAAGTACAGGACAAGGTGATATGATTATTGATCGCCTAACTGATGGAGATGAATGGGATTATTTCATTCAAGGGCTTTGGAAATATCAATGGACGGCGACTCCGACGAAGTTGAGTGAGGCCATAAAAAAAACGTTGTATGAATTATCTCAAGGAATCGTAGATATTGCCGTAAAATTATATATGCTTTCTCAATGGGAAGTGATAATGCAAGAAGATGAGAGAGAGCGAATTACGGTAGGTGTCTTGAAGGAAGTAGCGGATAGGCATATGCGGCTCGTTCAACCTCTGTTAAAGGCACTTAAGAGAAACGACCCTTCAGCGAAAATGCTTGTAGATGATCTTCGGCCTACGTGGGATACGCTTGATGAGTTCCTTCAAATGGCAACAGAAAAGGTTGGTTTACAAGGGGAAGTTCGCAAGATGGTGAAGAGGGATGAAAAGGCGGAGATGGATCACCAGAGATATCTAGAATTGGTGAAGACAGCATTGGACTTTGGGGCCGCTGCAAATTTTGCAGAAACTATCGCTGAACGAGTTCTACATCGGAATGAGAATGAAATGAGTATTGTCGCGCTAAGAAGAGTAGTTCTTGAGGAATTAGAGTTGCATACAGCTGCATCAGACATTGTAAATCCTCAATCTGATTCCAAGTCAAATGGTAGTTCAAACTCTAGAGGCAAAAAAAACCTCAAAAAGGAAAGACCTGTCCTGGAAGTAGATGACCTCAGAAACGCGGCTAAAGATAGCCGTGTTAAAGGAGAGGAGCTTTACGAAAAAATGGTTGAGCAGGGGGATGTTGTTCCGACGGAAGAGGATCTATCGAGGTTGATTATTTGA
- a CDS encoding IS4 family transposase, translating into MDKDTLFSSFGKWISPICAKTFTDRVREMEQDKYVKKLTTLSYLKLFLHAQIQQRDGLREIAADVLCENFQRELGIQSISASQLSRKHNQVDSSLLEQVFQSLVQHIRRSEAPPSLRKDFKIIDSTTIGLCLQKYKWAEFRKTKAGIKLHFRLAYMDDETAVPEKVKMTPAKQSDRSQLDDVVDEVGCTYVFDRGYIDYAKFDDYCDRGIFFVTRTKKNTAIRQIESFKLPADARVKSDEMVYIGTPQKRMENVLRLIQTEDTEGNPITILTNRFDLEADEIGQIYRERWAIETFFKWMKQHVRIKTFYGTSEQAVMNQVWMALIAFCLLVLVKMETGTKHSLLDLYRWLKVLLWNSAEIWMERIHYKPSRTSAGRRKRV; encoded by the coding sequence ATGGACAAGGATACCCTATTTTCTTCATTTGGTAAATGGATTTCTCCAATTTGTGCGAAGACGTTCACAGATCGTGTTCGTGAAATGGAACAAGATAAATATGTGAAGAAGCTTACAACATTGTCGTACCTTAAATTGTTCTTGCATGCGCAAATTCAGCAGCGAGACGGGCTTCGTGAAATAGCTGCCGATGTGCTTTGTGAAAACTTTCAAAGGGAACTCGGAATCCAATCAATCTCCGCCTCCCAGTTAAGCCGGAAGCATAATCAAGTCGACTCTTCCTTGCTGGAACAAGTATTCCAGTCGCTGGTGCAGCACATTCGCCGAAGCGAAGCTCCTCCTTCCCTGCGAAAAGATTTTAAGATCATCGACTCTACGACCATCGGACTTTGCCTGCAGAAATACAAATGGGCTGAGTTTCGGAAAACGAAAGCTGGAATCAAGCTACACTTTCGCCTGGCGTATATGGATGATGAAACTGCTGTTCCCGAGAAGGTCAAGATGACACCCGCCAAGCAGAGTGATCGCAGTCAGTTGGATGACGTGGTTGATGAAGTGGGTTGCACCTACGTGTTTGATCGCGGCTATATCGACTACGCCAAGTTTGACGACTACTGCGACCGTGGCATTTTCTTTGTGACTCGGACGAAAAAGAATACCGCCATCCGTCAGATTGAGTCGTTTAAACTGCCAGCTGATGCTCGTGTGAAATCGGATGAAATGGTGTACATCGGAACACCGCAGAAGCGAATGGAAAACGTCTTGCGATTGATCCAAACGGAAGATACCGAAGGCAATCCGATTACCATTCTCACGAACCGCTTCGACTTAGAGGCGGATGAAATCGGACAAATCTACCGGGAACGCTGGGCGATTGAAACATTCTTCAAATGGATGAAGCAGCACGTACGCATCAAGACATTTTATGGAACCAGTGAGCAAGCCGTTATGAATCAGGTGTGGATGGCACTCATCGCCTTTTGTCTGCTCGTGCTGGTGAAGATGGAAACGGGCACCAAACACAGTCTGCTGGATCTATACCGGTGGCTAAAGGTCTTGCTATGGAATTCAGCAGAAATCTGGATGGAACGTATTCATTACAAACCCAGTCGAACATCTGCAGGTAGGCGAAAGAGAGTTTAG
- a CDS encoding TnsA endonuclease C-terminal domain-containing protein, which translates to MAKSRTRTTAASIARRIKEGRGAGHFAAYKPWLTIHDVPSTGIVTRILGWKSGRLHHYLSEHFELAHHYQMEWSEEVIDIREQFPLLPLEKTLFIAQRLGIRHPIDPKTKHPIVMTADMVLTVKKGDDVGFIAHSIKPIGKLNRRTIEKMQIEKQFFKEIGIEWSLITEQQINYDLVKNVEWLHSAKFLNSLSQINKELVNEMQFSLYNAISQSNKPLANLTLALDEEYSLSKGTSIQIVKHLIANRYWIIDMKERIKSTLYPLIIKENNFPIGGI; encoded by the coding sequence TTGGCTAAGTCTAGAACAAGAACTACTGCAGCATCTATAGCAAGAAGAATTAAAGAGGGTAGAGGTGCAGGCCACTTTGCAGCATATAAACCATGGCTCACAATTCACGATGTTCCATCCACTGGAATTGTGACGAGGATATTAGGGTGGAAAAGTGGCCGGCTACATCATTATCTATCCGAGCACTTTGAACTTGCACACCATTATCAGATGGAATGGTCCGAGGAGGTGATCGATATTCGGGAGCAGTTTCCGCTTCTGCCGCTGGAGAAGACATTATTTATCGCTCAGAGACTAGGCATACGCCATCCAATTGACCCCAAGACCAAGCATCCGATTGTTATGACAGCGGATATGGTTCTTACGGTTAAGAAAGGCGATGATGTAGGCTTTATCGCTCACTCGATCAAACCTATTGGCAAGTTAAACAGAAGAACAATAGAGAAAATGCAGATTGAGAAGCAATTCTTCAAAGAGATTGGTATTGAGTGGTCTTTAATTACGGAGCAGCAGATTAACTATGATTTAGTTAAGAATGTTGAGTGGCTGCATTCGGCCAAGTTTCTGAATTCTTTAAGTCAAATTAATAAAGAACTTGTAAATGAAATGCAATTCAGTCTCTATAACGCCATTAGTCAAAGCAATAAACCATTAGCGAACCTAACCCTAGCCCTGGATGAAGAATATTCATTGTCAAAGGGAACCTCCATACAAATTGTAAAACATTTAATTGCAAATCGTTATTGGATTATCGACATGAAGGAACGGATTAAATCGACTTTGTACCCATTGATTATTAAAGAAAATAACTTTCCGATTGGAGGAATATAG
- a CDS encoding IS630 family transposase (programmed frameshift) — protein sequence MQMEQQHSLEEVTRAMKQEKERRIYERYQAVYLHFKGKSVKDISETLNRSKETVNHYIQAYNTGGLKALQMKYSTGAPTRLTKEQQEQLKQTIVQSVPHDVGFSARYNWTLEIIASYIEREFGHRYSLRGVSKMMHRQGLSYTKPTYTLEAANPEKQRQFTETTFPDLKKLMNDEIAHLLFEDESMIRDYQAIQKTWFLRGKQRIIQTTGKHRGVKLLATVDYGTGQIVWQEDEQYTAETFLKFLQKVMLAYPTGKVVIVLDNARIHHAKLLQPFLNELEGRLELVFLPPYSPQLNIVEGLWKWLKSSVINNVFYHSVAEIRKNVGLFMSEILKDTCSIIDRLCVKF from the exons ATACAGATGGAACAGCAGCATTCGTTAGAGGAAGTCACAAGGGCTATGAAGCAAGAGAAAGAACGTCGTATATATGAACGCTATCAAGCGGTGTACCTACATTTCAAGGGTAAGTCTGTCAAGGACATCTCTGAGACTCTGAATCGCAGTAAGGAAACTGTCAACCACTATATTCAGGCCTATAACACGGGTGGTCTCAAGGCGCTGCAAATGAAGTATTCGACTGGAGCTCCTACTCGATTGACGAAAGAGCAACAAGAACAATTAAAGCAAACCATCGTTCAATCTGTTCCCCATGATGTAGGCTTCTCAGCTCGATATAACTGGACACTCGAGATCATTGCTTCGTATATTGAACGGGAATTCGGTCATCGTTACTCCCTAAGAGGTGTGTCCAAGATGATGCACCGTCAAGGACTAAGCTATACGAAGCCAACGTACACTCTGGAGGCTGCCAACCCTGAGAAGCAACGACAGTTTACAGAGACAACATTTCCTGATTTAAAAAAA TTGATGAATGACGAAATCGCGCATCTGCTTTTTGAAGATGAATCGATGATAAGAGACTATCAGGCAATCCAGAAAACCTGGTTTCTTCGCGGTAAGCAGCGCATCATCCAGACGACGGGGAAACATCGCGGCGTGAAGCTGCTCGCCACGGTCGACTATGGGACCGGACAGATCGTATGGCAGGAAGATGAGCAATATACGGCTGAGACTTTTTTAAAGTTTCTTCAAAAAGTGATGCTCGCGTACCCGACTGGTAAAGTTGTCATTGTACTGGATAACGCCCGAATCCATCATGCGAAGCTGCTCCAACCGTTTCTGAATGAACTGGAAGGGAGACTTGAATTGGTATTTTTACCACCTTACAGTCCGCAATTAAACATTGTTGAAGGACTCTGGAAATGGCTTAAGTCTAGCGTAATCAACAATGTGTTTTATCACAGCGTTGCTGAAATACGAAAAAACGTTGGATTGTTCATGAGCGAGATTTTGAAAGACACTTGCTCGATCATTGACAGGCTATGTGTCAAGTTCTGA
- a CDS encoding helix-turn-helix domain-containing protein: MSQLGEKIRTQRIKRNWTQDFLAQKVGTSKHVMSNWERGVANPDHKQIALIANAFSVSADYLIGITDIPEPYYKDPFGQSFLFPHVNYSFVQENTWDLLKLIDSGIELTVDNIILTNKDKTFLVLLISTVMSRTHEVAHDAENLIKKELTDDFSSDGSLF, translated from the coding sequence ATGTCTCAACTTGGAGAAAAAATTAGAACACAACGAATAAAGAGGAATTGGACTCAGGATTTCCTTGCTCAAAAAGTAGGTACTTCAAAACATGTGATGTCAAACTGGGAACGAGGTGTGGCAAACCCTGATCATAAACAGATCGCTCTTATTGCAAATGCCTTCTCCGTCTCAGCTGATTACCTGATCGGCATAACCGATATTCCTGAACCTTATTACAAGGATCCGTTTGGACAATCTTTCTTGTTTCCGCACGTAAACTACTCATTTGTGCAAGAGAATACATGGGACTTACTGAAACTTATTGATTCGGGTATTGAATTAACTGTGGATAATATAATTCTCACTAACAAAGATAAGACTTTCCTAGTTCTACTAATTTCAACTGTAATGAGTAGGACACACGAGGTGGCACATGATGCTGAAAATCTAATAAAAAAAGAACTTACTGATGATTTTTCTTCGGACGGCTCGCTGTTTTAG